Below is a window of Prosthecochloris sp. GSB1 DNA.
GCGGTGAGGTTCTTAAGGCACCTGATATGCCGTAGTTCTCTAACATGGCGCTCAACACGGGGACGTGAGCCCGAAAAACTGGACCACTTGGTTGTAGAAAAAATGCTTAAACTCAACCAAGGAGGAACAGGTCATGAAAACCAAGCGTTACAGCACGGAACAGATCATCAGCATCCTGAAAGAAGCCGAAGGCGGCATGCCGGTTAAAGAGCTCTGTCGGAAGTACGGTGTCAGTGATGCAACGATTTACAACTGGAAATCGAAGTATGGCGGCATGAGCGTGAGTGAGGCAAAGCGCCTCAAGGAGCTTGAAGACGAGAACCAGCGTCTGAAAAAGTTGGTAGCAGATCAGGCACTCGATATCCAGATGCTCAAGGAGATCAATTCAAAAAAGTGGTAACGCCCGAAGCGAAGCACAAAGCGATCGAGCATTTGCAGGAAAGTTTCGGGCAAAGTCTGAGAAAGCTCTGTGTGTTGATCGGGTTTAATCGTTCGAGCTGGTATTACCAGCCTCAGCCTGATAAAAATGAACCGATAAGGAAACGGTTGCGAGAACTGGCAGACGAGCGCAAGCGCTGGGGTTACCGTCGATTGCATTATCTCTTGCTTCGAGAAGAGTTCGTGATCAATCATAAGCGCACAGAGCGGTTGTATCGAGAAGAAAAGCTGATGCAGCGAGTAAGACGGCGCAAGAAGATAGCTTCGGAAAGTCGTGTTGCACCTCCAACACCTGAACGCAGGAATCACTGCTGGGCGATGGATTTTATGAGCGACAATCTCTATAACGGCCGTCGTTTTCGTGTGCTTAACGTGTTGGATAGCTGCAGCAGGGATTATCTCGGTTATGAAGTCGATACATCAATCAACGGTCAAAGAGTGTGCAGTGTACTCGAAAGGATTGCCTGGCTCAAAGGTATGCCGGAAATGATCACGGTGGACAATGGTCCTGAATTTATAGGTAAAGCGCTTGATGCCTGGGCTCACCGCCACGAAGTGAAACTGGTGTTTAATCGTCCAGGGAAGCCGATCGACAATCGCTACATCGAAAGTTTCAACGGAAGGCTAAGAGAGGAGTGCCTGAATGTGAACTGGTTTATGAGTCTGGAACATGCTCGAAAGATTATTGGAGAGTGGCGGGAGGATTACAATTCTATCCGTCCGCACAGTTCATTGGGAGCGCTGACACCGGAAGAATTTCTGGTTCAGCAATCAGAATTTTGCCAAAAGGAAGTGGTCTAGTCGTCGGGGGCACGTCCGTTTTCGTGAATCTCGGAGAATTCGAAAAAGCCCTGTTAATTCAGGGCTTTTTCATTTATGGCAAACAATGCCGGAAGCTCTTTGCTTGCCGTTCGGTTTTGCCTCGGTGGAGGAGCGGTTGATTTGCTTGTCGTTTTCGTCAGGTATGGCGAAATTGTGAGGGAATGTTGAGCATAGATGGGGAAAGATAATTATTCTGGAAGTTATGCGTAAGCCGCATAAGTATTCTGAGAGATATCTTTTCTTGCATGAACGCCAAAATCATGCGTTAATCAAGCGCTTTTTCAGTATTTATACGTATGTATTCCATAGGATTGAATCAAATTCTGTAGTACAGATAATAATTAATGTTAGCTCAAAAAACCACACGTAAGGAAATAATGGAAAATTATGAAAAATACGCCGAATACACGAAGGCGCAAGATTGGAAGGCACTCTGCAAGCTGAATAATGTTGAGCTTGATTCATTTGGCACAAAAAAGGAACTCAAGGTACTGCCAGAGTATTTAGAGCCCGATGAAGTTGTTTTTGCACTCACGTCGGGGTTTATGGAGCAATCAGAAACTTCGAATTCATTTGATTTTGGGGTAAACACTTGGCTTGTTGTGCTAACAAGTGACAGGTTTCTATTTCTTGACGCCGCCATGCTTACAAGCTCTGTTGATACCCAAAGCATTCGACATGATCGAGTTCAAGCCGTTTCAGCATCTCAAGGCTGGGTGCTTGGCAAGGTTATGGTTGACCTAGGCAGCCGGTTAGTCACTATAGATAACTGCCAAAAGGCAACAGTAAAGGTTGTTGCCGATCTAGCGAACAAATGGCTAAAAGAACTTGCTGATAAGAAAAACACACCAGTGCCACAGCCTCAGCAATCATCTGAGGAATCAGGATTAGATAAATTAGAAAAGTTAGCAAAACTTCATTCCATGGGAGCACTTTCTGACGAAGAATTCAATGCAGCAAAGCAAAAGGTATTATCTTCGCTTTAGTGTCTGCATATAGAGCTAACAAATAGTTCCACCGGACAAAATACTCGCTGCGCTCGCATTTTTCCGGTGAGCTAGGCGTTCGGCACGACAAAAGAAAAATGAAAGACACTTGCCATCTATACACGGGTTTGGCGTGGCTATGGCCGATGTGGGGTGATGCCGCCGCTGAGTATGCTCACTACTGTCGACACGTCAGCGGCCTGATTCGACAGTATGCCAAACGTCTTGTTGCGACGTTGTTGGACATCGGATGTGGGGGCGGGAAGAACGTCCTGAACCTGAGTCAGGATTTCGACATCACCGGTCTGGATCTCAGTCACGCTATGCTCGCGCAGGCGAAAGAACTGAATCCTGACTGCGTGTTTGTTCAGGGCGATATGTTTAGATGTGGCCTAACCCCGTATGTGGCTGACCCAAAATCCGCTCTGGCGCCATCCGAGCAGTCTTGCTTCGCGGTGCCGTAGACGGATACATTTTAGGAAGTCGCTCCTTATGCTTTGGGCGGCTGATACTAGCCGTTGGGCAATACTATTTGCCGGACGTTCGGTTTCCTGCGTCACCCGGTCAGTGCCGTAAGCAGGGAAGATGCGCGCAACGTGATCTCGGGTTCAGCCGAGCGACGCGAGCCAGGTTTCGAGTTTTTCTCTGATTTCGTCGCGGGCTTTGCGGAAGGCGTCGAGCTGTTCCGCTTCGCTGACCGTGGCTTCGGCGGGGTCGTCTACCGGCCAGTAGAGGCGGTTTTCCTGGATGATCAGGCCCGGCCAGATGCGCGGGCAGGTGTCGTTTGCCTTGCTGCAGACGATGATCAGGTAGTGGAGAAAGGTCTTGCCAAGGTAGAGGGTGAGGTCTTTCGGTTTCTGGCCGGAGAGGTCGATGCCGGCTTCCTGCATGACCTGTACCGCCAGCGGATTGATTTCCGGGGCGGGTTCCGTTCCGGCGCTCATGACTTCGAACCGTTCACCGGCCATTTTTCTCAGAAAACCTTCGGCCATCTGGCTGCGGGCCGAGTTTCCGGAACAGAGGATCAGCACGTTCTGTTTTTTTTCTTCCATGACGGTAAACGGATCGGGCGTTTTAAAAAAGATTGCTGTAATATATGGCGGTAAACGCGGCCCGGAGCGACAGTTTTCCTGCTTGTAACAAATCAAATCAAGGGACATCGAGCCCTTTGCCGGTGCGAACCCTTTGCTTTGTTTATCGTTTATCGTATATTTACGATTAATTAACAACGATTCCACTATGCAGCGAACGACGGCGGACATAGCCTACACCGAGGACGAGAAAGCCATGGCGGGTTTCGCCAAGGCGCTTGCGCATCCGGTGCGCCTGCAGATCCTGAAGCTGCTTGCTTCGCAGTCATGCTGTTTCACCGGCGAGCTTACTTCCGTTATTCCCATGGCCCAGTCGACGATCTCCCAGCATCTCAAGGCTCTGCTGGAAGCGGGGCTGATCCAGGGGGAGATCAACCCGCCGAGAGTCAGATACTGCCTCAACCGGCGGAACTGGGATCGCGCCTCCGTTCTCTTCGAAGGGTTTTTCAGGGCGCATGCCGGTGAGGATGCATGCTGACCTTTCTTCGGTATTGTTCATCGTTTATTTGCGTTTAACTATAAAATCTTCTTGGCAATGAAAACCATCAAGGTGCTCGGAACGGGCTGCGCGACCTGCAAACAGCTCGAAACCCTCGTGAGGAAAGCCGTGGAGGAGACAGGCATGGAGGCCGCGATCGAAAAGGTGGAGGACATGCAGGATATTGTGTCCTACAATGTCATGTCCACGCCTGCGCTGGTAGTGGACGAGGAAGTCCGGATTTCGGGCCGCCTGCCTTCGATCGATGAAATCAAAGAGGCGATAGCGAGGTAGGATGCCGGAGGGCGTTTCGTGGGGCGGGGGCGGTTCGTCGCGTAAAAACGCAGCGGTTTTCGGCGGCGTGGCTCTGGGTGCCTTCCTGTGGCTCGCCCTTTTTCTGAACCTCGATCGCGCAGCCGATTACCTTGTTTCGCTTTCCGGTCTTTCGATGGAGACCCGCGCGGGAGAGTCCTTTCACTTCTTTCTCTTCGAGATCCCGAAGGTCCTGCTGCTCCTGACGGCCGTGGTTTTCGTCATGGGCGTGGTGCATACGTTCGTTTCGCCCGAACGGACGAGGGACATCCTTTCGAAACGCCGCGCGGGGACAGGCAATGCCCTGGCCGCGGCGCTCGGCATGGTCACGCCGTTCTGCTCCTGTTCGGCCGTGCCGCTCTTCATCGGTTTTCTGCAGGCGGGCGTTCCGCTCGGGGTGACGTTCTCCTTCCTGATAGCCGCACCGATGGTTGACGGCGTGGCGCTTTTCCTGCTGTTCGGCATGTTCGGCTGGCGGGTCGCCCTGACCTACGTGCTCCTCGGCTTCACCATAGCGCTCGTTTCCGGCATGGTGATAGAACGCCTGGGGATGGAACGGGAACTCGAAGAGTGGGTGCGGAAACTTCAGCGCGGCACGGCGGCCGGGACGGAAGAGCGGCAGAAGCCGGGCTGGCCTGCCCGCATTCTCGAGGGATGGGCTTCGGTCCGGTCGATCGTAGGAAAGGTCTGGCTTTTCATCGTGCTGGGCGTCGGGGCGGGAGCCCTCGTTCACGGTTACGTTCCGCAGGAGTTCATGGCTGCCATCATGGGCGAGGACGCATGGTGGTCCGTACCGGCGGCCGTGCTGCTCGGCGTGCCCATGTACACCAACATCGTCGGGGTGCTTCCGGTGGCCGAAGCGCTCATCGGCAAGGGTGCGGCAATCGGAACGGTCATGGCGTTCATGATGAGCGTCATAGCTCTTTCCGCACCCGAGATGATCATTCTCCGCAAGGTTCTCAAACCGCGCCTGATCGCCGTTTTTGCCGGCATCGTGGCTTCTGGCATCGTGGTCGTGGGATTTGTTTTCAACCTCGTTCTGTAATTCCGGAATTCTTATCCGTCATCTCCGATCGAGAGCGACGGGCAGGCATCCATCTGTTCCCGGCAGAGCTCCATGTCTTCATCGCTTTCCGGTTGTCGGGACACATAGGCGTAGCCTTCGTCGTCGGATGCGAAGAAATCCGGAGCCGCGGCGTAGCATATCTGGCATGCGGTGCAGCCTTCGCCGTACGGGTCGTCAGGACCGGTGCAGTAGAACGGACCGGTGACGTTCTGTGGGTGTTTCGCTTCCTTGTTGGCCATGACAAGACTCCTTTTCGTGAGTGGTTGAAAGAGACTTCGGTGCTACGGGCGCTGAACCGTTCAGCGGTTCATGTACGTTCTCGCTTCCGGGATGACCTGCCGTATCCTGGCGATGCGTTTGGAGTCGGCGGGGTGCGTGCTGAGGAATTCAGGCGGTTTCGCTCCTCCGGCCTTGCGACTCATTCGCTGCCAGAAAGGAACCGCCGCACCGGGATCGTAACCGGCCATGGCCATGAAGATCAGGCCGATCCGGTCGGCCTCGTATTCCTGCAAACGGCTGTAGGGGAGCACCAGCGCGAGCTGCGAGCCTGCGCCGAAGGCCGTGAGCCAGAGCTGGCGGGTTTTTTTCGGGCTCGATTGCAGGGCTGAGCCTAATGCCGCGCCACCCATCTGGGTGAGCAGCATCTGGCTCATCCGTTCGTTGCCGTGCTTTGCTACCGCATGGGCGATTTCATGTGCCATGACCACGGCCAGCCCCGCGTCGTTTCGCGTATAGGGCAGGATGCCTGTGTAGACCGCGATCTTGCCGCCAGGCATGCACCAAGCGTTCGGAGACTTGTTTTCTATGAGATTGAACTCCCAGGAATAGCTTCGCAGCTCGGAGGAAAGTCCCCGCTGGCGGTAGTA
It encodes the following:
- a CDS encoding IS3 family transposase (programmed frameshift) codes for the protein MKTKRYSTEQIISILKEAEGGMPVKELCRKYGVSDATIYNWKSKYGGMSVSEAKRLKELEDENQRLKKLVADQALDIQMLKEINFKKVVTPEAKHKAIEHLQESFGQSLRKLCVLIGFNRSSWYYQPQPDKNEPIRKRLRELADERKRWGYRRLHYLLLREEFVINHKRTERLYREEKLMQRVRRRKKIASESRVAPPTPERRNHCWAMDFMSDNLYNGRRFRVLNVLDSCSRDYLGYEVDTSINGQRVCSVLERIAWLKGMPEMITVDNGPEFIGKALDAWAHRHEVKLVFNRPGKPIDNRYIESFNGRLREECLNVNWFMSLEHARKIIGEWREDYNSIRPHSSLGALTPEEFLVQQSEFCQKEVV
- a CDS encoding PH domain-containing protein produces the protein MENYEKYAEYTKAQDWKALCKLNNVELDSFGTKKELKVLPEYLEPDEVVFALTSGFMEQSETSNSFDFGVNTWLVVLTSDRFLFLDAAMLTSSVDTQSIRHDRVQAVSASQGWVLGKVMVDLGSRLVTIDNCQKATVKVVADLANKWLKELADKKNTPVPQPQQSSEESGLDKLEKLAKLHSMGALSDEEFNAAKQKVLSSL
- a CDS encoding class I SAM-dependent methyltransferase, with amino-acid sequence MWGDAAAEYAHYCRHVSGLIRQYAKRLVATLLDIGCGGGKNVLNLSQDFDITGLDLSHAMLAQAKELNPDCVFVQGDMFRCGLTPYVADPKSALAPSEQSCFAVP
- a CDS encoding arsenate reductase ArsC gives rise to the protein MEEKKQNVLILCSGNSARSQMAEGFLRKMAGERFEVMSAGTEPAPEINPLAVQVMQEAGIDLSGQKPKDLTLYLGKTFLHYLIIVCSKANDTCPRIWPGLIIQENRLYWPVDDPAEATVSEAEQLDAFRKARDEIREKLETWLASLG
- a CDS encoding ArsR/SmtB family transcription factor, whose protein sequence is MQRTTADIAYTEDEKAMAGFAKALAHPVRLQILKLLASQSCCFTGELTSVIPMAQSTISQHLKALLEAGLIQGEINPPRVRYCLNRRNWDRASVLFEGFFRAHAGEDAC
- a CDS encoding thioredoxin family protein, translating into MKTIKVLGTGCATCKQLETLVRKAVEETGMEAAIEKVEDMQDIVSYNVMSTPALVVDEEVRISGRLPSIDEIKEAIAR
- a CDS encoding permease, with the protein product MPEGVSWGGGGSSRKNAAVFGGVALGAFLWLALFLNLDRAADYLVSLSGLSMETRAGESFHFFLFEIPKVLLLLTAVVFVMGVVHTFVSPERTRDILSKRRAGTGNALAAALGMVTPFCSCSAVPLFIGFLQAGVPLGVTFSFLIAAPMVDGVALFLLFGMFGWRVALTYVLLGFTIALVSGMVIERLGMERELEEWVRKLQRGTAAGTEERQKPGWPARILEGWASVRSIVGKVWLFIVLGVGAGALVHGYVPQEFMAAIMGEDAWWSVPAAVLLGVPMYTNIVGVLPVAEALIGKGAAIGTVMAFMMSVIALSAPEMIILRKVLKPRLIAVFAGIVASGIVVVGFVFNLVL
- a CDS encoding ferredoxin; this translates as MANKEAKHPQNVTGPFYCTGPDDPYGEGCTACQICYAAAPDFFASDDEGYAYVSRQPESDEDMELCREQMDACPSLSIGDDG
- a CDS encoding M48 family metallopeptidase, with translation MRGEKKSSDWNPSNPIRHNHTMRSLKKPQNIRFALFLTITALFIASCATVPITGRSQLNLVSSSSMLSLSNEQYREFLRKNKRSGNSAERARVQRVGRKLQQAVERYYRQRGLSSELRSYSWEFNLIENKSPNAWCMPGGKIAVYTGILPYTRNDAGLAVVMAHEIAHAVAKHGNERMSQMLLTQMGGAALGSALQSSPKKTRQLWLTAFGAGSQLALVLPYSRLQEYEADRIGLIFMAMAGYDPGAAVPFWQRMSRKAGGAKPPEFLSTHPADSKRIARIRQVIPEARTYMNR